A genomic stretch from Mesomycoplasma neurolyticum includes:
- a CDS encoding glycosyltransferase family 2 protein produces MHSNLFKITILIPCFNKENFLPKLFNSLLKQVDQKFNIIFLDDNSTDKTLELLNEFKQNNLNKNIKIINLGKQIGIANARNLLINNCESEYFYFLDPDDFIYPKTISYFNEVINKEEKDLVLSNFSLYFRKIKLFNFLQAKWVKIPFNNNQKIQIQYMLKNLSFVWNILINKKFWIKSGLSFLKGYIFEDISITSPLILKSNKIFYTNKKTYAYLLANPKSLMTSFNSFKILSIAKNLEHLYRNLKRSNLLQTFNETKIEERFLKHLLYFDFLFKWKIRKFKKDWKNYKENLKEFYYVMEKYEIENKMMIYSKKSIFNKIFLNKYLKIKKMIQN; encoded by the coding sequence ATGCATTCTAACTTATTTAAAATAACAATTTTAATTCCTTGTTTTAACAAAGAAAATTTTTTGCCTAAATTATTTAACTCTTTGTTAAAACAAGTTGATCAAAAATTTAACATTATTTTTTTAGATGATAATTCTACTGACAAAACATTAGAACTTTTAAATGAATTTAAACAAAATAATTTAAATAAAAATATAAAAATTATTAATTTAGGAAAACAAATAGGAATAGCAAATGCTAGAAATCTTTTAATTAATAATTGTGAAAGTGAATATTTTTATTTTCTTGATCCAGATGATTTTATTTATCCAAAAACTATTAGTTATTTTAATGAAGTTATTAATAAAGAAGAAAAAGATTTAGTATTATCCAATTTTTCACTTTATTTTAGAAAAATAAAGCTATTTAATTTTTTACAAGCAAAATGAGTTAAAATTCCTTTCAATAATAATCAGAAAATACAAATACAATATATGCTTAAAAATTTAAGTTTTGTTTGAAATATTTTAATAAATAAAAAATTTTGAATTAAAAGTGGTTTGTCTTTTTTAAAAGGTTATATTTTTGAAGATATATCTATAACTAGTCCGCTAATTTTAAAATCAAACAAAATATTTTACACAAACAAAAAAACTTATGCATACTTACTAGCTAATCCAAAAAGCTTAATGACTAGTTTTAACTCTTTTAAAATTTTATCAATAGCTAAAAATCTTGAACACTTATATAGAAATTTAAAAAGATCTAATCTGCTTCAAACTTTTAATGAAACCAAAATAGAAGAACGATTTTTAAAACATTTATTATATTTTGATTTTTTATTTAAATGAAAAATAAGAAAATTTAAAAAAGATTGAAAAAATTATAAAGAAAATTTAAAAGAATTTTATTATGTTATGGAAAAATACGAAATTGAAAATAAAATGATGATCTATTCTAAAAAATCTATATTTAATAAAATATTTTTAAATAAATATTTAAAAATAAAAAAAATGATTCAAAATTAA